A region from the Stygiolobus caldivivus genome encodes:
- a CDS encoding undecaprenyl-diphosphate phosphatase — MDAIKSIIIGIVQGISEWLPISSKTQEIFASHFLLGLSITVAYTFGLFMEMGSIGSALIYFRKDVVRVFKDRFLLKFLVIVTLITGIVGVPLYIISDKLLQNAYNPSIPMMILGAVLIVDGVYIKFTRENLKPREFNGLSLKHMVIIGVAQGLAALPGVSRSGMTVSTMLLLGIKPEDAFRYSYLAYIPAALGAVGTTLLFTRHNVSYAVDQIGTQGLIIALISAFITGILIIGILMRVAKTKTVYIINFLLGTIAILVSVLTLLG, encoded by the coding sequence ATAGATGCGATTAAGTCAATAATTATCGGTATTGTCCAAGGCATATCAGAGTGGTTACCTATAAGTAGCAAGACACAAGAAATATTTGCCTCCCACTTCCTCTTGGGGCTGTCCATAACAGTCGCATACACTTTTGGTCTGTTCATGGAAATGGGCTCCATAGGGTCTGCCCTTATATACTTTAGAAAAGACGTGGTCAGGGTGTTTAAGGACAGGTTTCTCCTCAAATTCCTCGTTATAGTGACCTTAATTACTGGTATAGTAGGGGTACCACTTTATATCATTTCAGATAAGCTATTACAGAACGCTTATAACCCGTCAATACCGATGATGATACTGGGAGCGGTATTAATTGTAGACGGGGTTTACATCAAGTTTACTAGGGAAAACCTAAAGCCCCGAGAGTTTAACGGTCTGTCCCTGAAGCACATGGTCATAATAGGAGTTGCACAAGGACTTGCAGCCCTACCGGGCGTCAGTAGGTCTGGGATGACGGTATCAACTATGTTACTTTTAGGTATTAAACCGGAAGACGCTTTTAGGTACTCTTACCTAGCCTATATCCCCGCAGCACTCGGTGCTGTAGGGACTACACTGTTATTTACAAGGCATAACGTGTCATATGCAGTAGACCAGATAGGTACTCAGGGGCTCATTATCGCTTTAATTTCCGCATTTATAACGGGGATCTTGATAATTGGTATACTGATGAGGGTCGCAAAAACTAAGACCGTATATATTATAAACTTCCTATTAGGGACTATAGCTATACTTGTCAGCGTGTTAACGCTTTTAGGCTAA
- the sepP gene encoding undecaprenyl-diphosphatase SepP, whose protein sequence is MKKYWVLLILFLALTVYVKLIGEQNIPLNVEVFKLINYNQYTPLNPVMVFLSKYGREYVWIPVTAILLVFKKTRRTAITLAASFILAIILGEASKYLVAQMRPFYYITPDYLLVPRPHDFSYPSGHALIVGDGAMVLAFTSPKWVWVPLFVEALLVSYSRVYVGVHWPLDILGGWLLGGWIALFTIDMEGRGLLRPFERALKAE, encoded by the coding sequence ATGAAGAAGTATTGGGTACTCCTGATATTGTTCTTAGCATTAACGGTATATGTAAAGTTAATAGGTGAGCAGAATATCCCCTTAAATGTAGAGGTCTTTAAGCTAATTAACTACAACCAATATACTCCCCTTAACCCGGTCATGGTCTTTCTATCCAAATACGGGAGAGAGTACGTGTGGATACCAGTAACTGCTATCCTCTTGGTGTTTAAGAAGACTAGGAGGACTGCAATAACACTCGCAGCGTCTTTTATATTAGCCATAATTTTAGGTGAAGCCAGTAAATACTTAGTGGCACAGATGAGGCCCTTTTATTACATTACTCCGGACTATCTGCTTGTCCCAAGACCTCACGACTTTAGCTATCCGTCCGGGCATGCCCTTATAGTTGGTGACGGGGCTATGGTCTTGGCTTTTACATCGCCTAAATGGGTCTGGGTACCCCTATTCGTAGAGGCACTACTAGTCTCCTACTCTAGAGTCTATGTCGGTGTACATTGGCCCCTAGATATCTTGGGAGGTTGGTTATTAGGGGGATGGATAGCCTTATTTACTATCGATATGGAAGGACGGGGCCTGTTAAGGCCATTTGAACGTGCATTGAAAGCTGAGTGA
- a CDS encoding acyl-CoA dehydrogenase family protein has translation MMFPLKSLDQLQIGLTEDHELLRQSIREFSEKFLLPNVDKGEKERDFPKEAVDQARELGLFGLDIPTEYGGQGADYLSLLVTSEEISRVWTSFSALLLVHWMLGRAVLKYGNEEVKKKYLPEVASGRKIGGFANTEPEAGSDVAGIKSTAKKVNSHYVINARKIFITNGDIADYLIITARTSPPDPKARWKGISMFLVERDWGIKAVSRIETTGLKASHTAEILLEDVKVPEENLLGEEGLGFKYAVESFDYARTIVSSQAVGIAQSAFEKLIDYSLQRKSFERPIADFQMVQQKVSESFSDLMTSRLLTYWAGTLYQKGMMDEYIIAASLAKFHSTEAAEKVVLRTMTAFGGYGVTVSTGLERLLRDLQILKTYEGTNDIQRISASRQLFYRFKGVKVG, from the coding sequence ATTATGTTTCCTTTAAAATCTTTAGACCAACTACAAATAGGACTAACTGAAGACCATGAGCTGCTTAGGCAAAGTATAAGGGAGTTCTCTGAGAAATTCCTCCTCCCTAATGTAGATAAAGGAGAAAAAGAAAGGGATTTCCCTAAAGAAGCCGTTGACCAAGCTAGAGAACTGGGCCTTTTCGGGCTCGATATACCTACAGAATACGGGGGCCAAGGTGCGGACTATTTATCACTCTTGGTGACCTCAGAGGAAATCTCAAGGGTCTGGACTTCTTTCAGTGCATTACTATTAGTCCACTGGATGTTAGGTAGGGCCGTGTTGAAATACGGTAATGAAGAGGTAAAGAAAAAGTACTTACCAGAGGTAGCCAGCGGTAGGAAAATAGGGGGTTTTGCAAATACCGAACCAGAAGCGGGGTCTGATGTAGCGGGGATAAAGTCTACTGCAAAAAAGGTGAACAGCCATTACGTCATAAATGCGAGGAAAATCTTCATAACTAACGGCGACATAGCGGACTATTTAATTATTACCGCTAGGACTTCGCCTCCAGACCCCAAAGCTAGGTGGAAAGGGATAAGTATGTTCCTAGTAGAGAGGGACTGGGGTATAAAAGCTGTCAGTAGGATAGAGACTACCGGCCTTAAGGCGTCCCATACCGCGGAAATCCTGCTCGAAGACGTAAAGGTACCGGAAGAGAACTTACTCGGGGAAGAAGGTCTCGGATTTAAGTACGCTGTCGAGTCTTTCGACTATGCGAGGACTATAGTGTCTTCTCAAGCTGTAGGTATAGCCCAATCAGCTTTTGAGAAGTTAATAGACTACTCTTTGCAGAGAAAGTCTTTCGAAAGGCCTATAGCCGACTTCCAAATGGTCCAGCAAAAGGTCAGCGAATCTTTTTCCGACCTAATGACCTCAAGGCTGTTAACCTATTGGGCTGGGACGCTTTACCAAAAGGGGATGATGGACGAATATATAATTGCAGCGTCTTTAGCTAAATTCCACTCTACAGAAGCCGCAGAAAAGGTAGTGCTGAGGACGATGACCGCTTTCGGGGGATACGGTGTAACAGTGTCCACGGGCCTTGAAAGGCTCCTCCGTGACTTACAGATCCTGAAGACTTACGAAGGTACTAACGACATACAGAGGATAAGTGCGTCTAGGCAGTTGTTTTACAGGTTTAAAGGTGTGAAGGTTGGTTGA
- a CDS encoding amidohydrolase family protein — MIRVIDVHVHYAIMKFGTPDHCKRLAETAKGARFNVRNEVVEVEKVILVPSFPCHSDKCGDAFHDNVKVIKENPDLFATWGEVDPNYCSDPVKELEKQYELGIVGIKLHPVHKWFKPNAYREEEGGNKKLLRIYEFAEDHGLPVLVHTGTSIGEGARNKYGDPILLDDVLKDFPRVAIIIAHAGRPIWYQTAFYLARMFTNAYLEISSIPPKHLLNVLPRLTEIEDKVIYGSDFPSYAEQDLAGYAEETYNVTKSERIMRDNAFRLLFKG; from the coding sequence GTGATCAGGGTCATTGACGTCCACGTCCACTACGCCATAATGAAGTTCGGTACGCCTGACCACTGTAAAAGACTGGCCGAGACTGCTAAGGGCGCAAGGTTTAACGTAAGGAACGAGGTCGTAGAGGTAGAAAAGGTAATACTTGTACCCTCTTTCCCTTGTCACTCAGATAAATGCGGGGATGCCTTTCACGATAACGTGAAGGTCATCAAAGAGAACCCCGACTTGTTTGCGACATGGGGAGAGGTAGACCCTAACTATTGCTCAGACCCAGTAAAAGAGTTGGAGAAGCAGTACGAGCTAGGGATCGTAGGTATAAAGCTCCACCCAGTGCATAAGTGGTTTAAGCCGAACGCGTATAGGGAAGAAGAAGGAGGAAACAAAAAGTTACTCAGGATCTATGAATTCGCTGAGGATCACGGACTACCCGTCTTAGTCCATACGGGTACGAGCATAGGAGAAGGAGCTAGGAACAAATACGGTGACCCGATACTATTAGACGACGTACTGAAAGACTTTCCGAGGGTCGCCATTATAATAGCGCACGCAGGAAGACCCATTTGGTATCAGACCGCTTTTTATTTAGCCAGGATGTTTACTAACGCCTATCTGGAGATATCATCAATTCCACCTAAACACTTGCTAAACGTACTACCGAGATTAACGGAAATAGAAGACAAGGTAATATACGGTAGCGATTTCCCCTCTTATGCTGAACAAGACCTAGCAGGGTATGCCGAAGAAACATATAA